The alpha proteobacterium U9-1i genome includes a region encoding these proteins:
- a CDS encoding ATP-dependent helicase HrpB — protein sequence MLPVEEVLPELLAALEARAEAVLVAPPGAGKTTRVPPALLASSWVRAGKIILLSPRRIAARAAAARMAFEMGERVGETIGYRVRLDSKVSARTRVEVVTEGVFTRMILDDPELAGVAAVVFDEFHERSLEGDLGLALARDAQSGLRPDLRILVMSATLDAARVASLLGDARVIVSEGRMFPVAMNYRPRDPRARLEDEVAAAVRAALRADGGSALVFLPGAREIERTAEVLRSSLTDASVDVRPLYGAMGPGEQDAAIAPSPPGRRKVVLATSIAETSLTIDGVRIVVDSGLARRPRYEPAIGLTRLETARASKAAITQRAGRAGRLEPGVCWRLWSEGETRALPDFERPEIMDADLSSLALDLASWGVRDPYTLGWLDPPPKPAWAEAQALLTRIGALDGGALTAHGRALARMSLPPRLAHMVLAAGEDKALAARVAVVLTEQGLGGRGADLRDRLHRFTHERGQRAEAARRLADRIARQAGASGAVDETNTGVVLARAFPDRVAKRRGDAFLMANGRAASLDAAEPLSQSPYLVIADVAGAAGRAQVLLAAPINASDIEAMFAREIEMHAAVSIDAATGALRGRRTRRFGRIVLSEAPLEKLSAEDLRDALMEAVRDEGLALLEWSDAAAQVRGRVALMRAIEGDAWPDLGEEALLASLADWLAPALDGVRRLKDVDVACALLSALPYELRRKLDVAAPPHFETPAGSSLRIDYEAEGGPALDVRLQELFGLDRHPSIVGGRVPLTLRLLSPAHRPVQTTKDLPGFWRGSYAAVRSEMRGRYPKHPWPEDPLSAPPTRRAKPKGT from the coding sequence ATGTTGCCGGTCGAGGAGGTTCTGCCTGAATTGTTGGCCGCGCTGGAGGCGCGGGCCGAGGCCGTGCTCGTGGCCCCGCCGGGCGCGGGCAAAACGACGCGCGTGCCGCCTGCCTTGCTTGCGTCGAGTTGGGTGCGGGCAGGCAAGATCATTCTGCTCTCGCCGCGCCGTATTGCAGCGCGGGCCGCCGCCGCGCGCATGGCGTTCGAAATGGGTGAGCGCGTGGGCGAGACGATCGGCTATCGCGTGCGTCTGGATTCGAAAGTGAGCGCGCGCACGCGGGTGGAGGTTGTCACCGAGGGCGTGTTCACGCGCATGATCCTAGACGATCCGGAACTGGCGGGCGTCGCAGCTGTAGTATTCGACGAATTCCACGAGCGATCGTTGGAAGGCGATCTCGGATTGGCGCTTGCGCGCGATGCCCAAAGCGGCCTGCGGCCGGACCTGCGGATTCTGGTGATGTCAGCGACGTTGGACGCGGCGCGTGTGGCTTCGCTCCTGGGCGATGCGCGCGTGATCGTCAGCGAGGGCCGCATGTTCCCGGTTGCGATGAATTATCGGCCGCGTGATCCGCGGGCGCGTTTGGAAGACGAAGTCGCCGCTGCCGTGCGCGCGGCGCTCCGGGCCGACGGCGGCAGCGCCTTGGTGTTTCTCCCGGGCGCCCGTGAAATTGAACGAACCGCAGAGGTGCTTCGGTCGAGTTTGACTGACGCCAGTGTCGATGTGCGCCCGCTCTATGGCGCGATGGGTCCGGGGGAGCAGGACGCCGCAATCGCGCCCTCGCCACCAGGTCGGCGCAAGGTTGTGCTCGCGACCTCGATCGCGGAAACCAGCCTCACCATCGATGGCGTACGCATTGTGGTCGATAGCGGTTTGGCGCGGCGGCCGCGCTACGAGCCGGCAATTGGTCTCACTCGGCTGGAAACCGCGCGCGCCAGTAAAGCGGCGATCACACAGCGTGCGGGGCGCGCGGGGCGGCTTGAGCCTGGTGTTTGCTGGCGGCTATGGAGCGAAGGCGAAACGCGCGCGCTGCCGGACTTCGAGCGTCCAGAGATCATGGACGCCGATCTTTCCAGTTTGGCGCTTGATTTGGCCTCGTGGGGCGTGCGCGACCCTTACACGCTCGGTTGGTTGGATCCGCCGCCCAAACCCGCATGGGCGGAAGCGCAGGCGTTGCTCACGCGCATTGGCGCATTGGACGGGGGCGCGTTGACTGCGCACGGCCGCGCGCTTGCCCGCATGTCGTTGCCGCCACGCTTGGCGCACATGGTGCTGGCGGCGGGTGAGGACAAAGCGCTGGCCGCACGCGTCGCTGTCGTATTGACCGAACAGGGCCTTGGCGGTCGTGGCGCCGATTTGCGTGACCGCTTGCATCGCTTCACGCACGAGCGCGGGCAGCGCGCCGAAGCGGCGCGACGGTTGGCGGACCGGATCGCTCGTCAAGCCGGGGCAAGCGGTGCGGTCGATGAAACCAACACCGGTGTGGTTCTCGCGCGCGCGTTTCCCGACCGCGTCGCCAAACGGCGTGGGGACGCGTTCCTGATGGCCAATGGCCGTGCCGCATCGTTAGACGCCGCCGAACCGTTATCGCAATCGCCCTACCTTGTGATCGCCGACGTGGCTGGGGCGGCGGGGCGCGCGCAGGTCCTGCTCGCCGCGCCGATAAACGCGAGCGACATCGAGGCGATGTTCGCGCGCGAGATCGAAATGCACGCGGCTGTCAGCATCGACGCCGCCACTGGCGCGTTGCGCGGGCGGCGTACCCGGCGGTTCGGGCGCATTGTTCTGAGCGAGGCGCCGTTGGAGAAGCTGAGCGCGGAGGATCTGCGCGACGCTCTGATGGAGGCGGTGCGCGATGAAGGCTTGGCGTTGCTTGAGTGGAGCGACGCGGCCGCGCAAGTACGGGGAAGGGTGGCGTTGATGCGCGCGATCGAAGGTGATGCCTGGCCTGATTTGGGCGAGGAGGCGCTTCTTGCCTCATTGGCCGATTGGCTGGCGCCCGCGCTGGACGGGGTACGGCGCTTGAAAGACGTCGATGTCGCGTGTGCTTTGCTGAGCGCGCTGCCATATGAGTTGCGCCGTAAACTCGATGTGGCGGCGCCGCCGCACTTTGAAACGCCGGCAGGTTCATCGCTCCGTATAGACTATGAAGCAGAGGGCGGCCCAGCGCTCGACGTGCGTTTGCAGGAGCTGTTTGGCCTCGACCGGCACCCGAGCATCGTTGGCGGGCGCGTGCCGCTGACGTTGCGCCTGCTATCGCCCGCGCACCGTCCGGTGCAAACGACAAAAGACTTGCCCGGGTTCTGGCGCGGGTCGTATGCGGCGGTGCGTAGCGAGATGCGTGGGCGCTACCCGAAGCATCCGTGGCCGGAAGATCCGCTGAGCGCGCCGCCGACGCGTCGCGCAAAGCCCAAGGGAACGTAA
- a CDS encoding beta-lactamase class C and other penicillin binding proteins encodes MKNVLSVIALGAALVACATPGEHAAPASTQEAADVREVRVRAIVAALASGDAAQYERVSREHYAEALFARRTPEERANFVRMVASDFGAMRVTQVSEGNGVLTANVVGDSGAMSGALVFTFDDTAERRIARVDMQAEAGGGAIHGGPGARGPNVPPPPIDASMSADVMGAALESWLAPFARQEDFAGVVMVARNGAPFVTRAYGLANREQNQAANAATAYNVASIGKKFTQTAIARLIQEGRLSRTSTIGELLPDYPNSEAHAATIEQLVNMRGGISDFFGAQFDALPKARFNSNHAYYEYVSGLPQRFAPGARNEYCNGCYIVMGEIIERLSGMRYEDYIQRVVFAPAGMTRTGYFNSTNLPSNTARPYMRTAGPGSPYENTLDHHGVTGSGAGGVYSTVGDLLAFDNALRDGRLLNAELTAWVLGGTASAGRNTTSLGIAGGGGGASNILVSDGEWAVIVTGNVPELPERIGQALARQLS; translated from the coding sequence ATGAAAAACGTACTCAGTGTCATCGCACTTGGCGCCGCGCTTGTGGCGTGCGCCACGCCAGGCGAGCACGCTGCGCCTGCATCCACCCAGGAGGCGGCCGATGTTCGCGAGGTCCGCGTGCGCGCGATCGTGGCGGCTTTGGCGAGTGGCGATGCGGCGCAATACGAGCGCGTGTCTCGCGAGCACTACGCTGAGGCTTTGTTCGCGCGCAGGACGCCGGAGGAGAGGGCAAACTTCGTGCGAATGGTCGCAAGCGATTTCGGTGCGATGCGCGTTACGCAAGTCAGTGAGGGCAACGGCGTGCTCACCGCCAATGTCGTTGGTGACAGCGGCGCGATGTCGGGTGCGCTCGTGTTCACCTTTGACGACACGGCGGAACGCCGCATTGCGCGCGTTGACATGCAAGCGGAGGCTGGCGGCGGAGCGATTCATGGAGGGCCAGGCGCGCGCGGGCCAAACGTGCCGCCGCCGCCGATTGATGCGAGCATGTCCGCCGACGTGATGGGCGCAGCGTTGGAGAGCTGGCTCGCACCGTTTGCGCGGCAGGAGGATTTTGCCGGTGTTGTGATGGTCGCGCGCAACGGCGCTCCGTTTGTCACGCGCGCCTATGGATTGGCAAACCGAGAGCAGAACCAAGCCGCGAACGCGGCGACTGCCTACAATGTCGCGTCGATAGGCAAGAAGTTCACGCAGACCGCAATTGCGCGGCTGATCCAGGAAGGCCGCTTGTCGCGTACATCGACGATCGGTGAACTTCTGCCTGATTACCCGAACTCCGAAGCGCATGCCGCTACGATCGAGCAGCTTGTGAACATGCGTGGCGGGATATCCGATTTCTTTGGCGCCCAGTTCGATGCTCTGCCAAAGGCGCGCTTCAATTCGAACCATGCCTACTACGAATACGTTTCCGGCTTGCCGCAGCGCTTCGCGCCCGGCGCGCGCAATGAGTATTGCAATGGCTGTTACATCGTGATGGGCGAGATCATCGAGCGCCTGTCGGGTATGCGCTACGAAGACTACATTCAACGCGTGGTGTTCGCGCCCGCAGGAATGACTCGAACAGGATACTTCAACTCAACCAATTTGCCGTCGAACACAGCACGGCCATACATGCGCACGGCGGGCCCTGGCAGCCCGTATGAGAACACGCTCGATCATCATGGAGTTACCGGCAGCGGCGCTGGCGGCGTCTACTCCACGGTTGGAGACTTGCTCGCCTTCGACAACGCCTTGCGCGACGGGCGATTGCTGAATGCAGAGCTGACCGCGTGGGTCCTTGGCGGGACCGCCAGCGCCGGACGCAACACGACATCGCTCGGAATTGCCGGCGGTGGCGGTGGGGCGAGCAACATCTTGGTGTCCGACGGCGAATGGGCCGTGATCGTGACGGGCAACGTGCCGGAACTGCCGGAGCGGATCGGCCAAGCGCTGGCGCGTCAGCTCAGCTAA
- a CDS encoding putative esterase, translated as MIRLLFPLALTLLPISVASAQPSPAPVVIGETFEFSSTVMGEAREINVWVPPSYAEGDRRYPVLYLIDGARDQDFHHISGLAQLATINGAYREMIVVGIGTKVRTSELTPTPTDPRFVRGFPTSGQAERFRNYIADEVIPFIEARYRTDDQRVLIGESLAGLFVVDTYLKAPNLFDDYVAASPSVWWDGERLAAAAPRLLARHDATPHRLYLTMGDEGGTMQSAMDTLLLALREHAPAGLALTWVDRRTSETHATIYHGAAYDALERYFAYAEPYEPGPYPWWLTPNGQPPAN; from the coding sequence ATGATCCGCCTGCTTTTCCCTTTGGCCTTGACGCTTCTTCCGATCTCCGTTGCTTCCGCTCAGCCCTCGCCGGCGCCTGTCGTCATCGGCGAGACCTTTGAGTTTTCATCGACGGTCATGGGAGAGGCGCGCGAGATCAATGTGTGGGTTCCGCCGAGCTATGCCGAGGGCGATCGGCGCTATCCGGTACTCTATCTGATCGACGGCGCGCGCGATCAGGACTTCCACCACATTAGCGGCCTTGCGCAGTTGGCCACGATCAACGGCGCGTACCGAGAGATGATCGTCGTGGGCATCGGCACGAAGGTGCGCACCAGCGAACTCACGCCGACGCCAACCGATCCGCGGTTCGTACGAGGCTTTCCAACGTCGGGCCAAGCCGAGCGTTTTCGCAATTACATCGCCGATGAAGTGATCCCCTTTATCGAAGCGCGCTATCGCACCGACGATCAGCGCGTGTTGATCGGTGAATCGCTCGCGGGGCTGTTTGTCGTCGACACCTACCTCAAGGCGCCGAACCTGTTTGACGATTACGTCGCCGCCAGCCCCAGCGTGTGGTGGGATGGAGAGCGCCTCGCGGCCGCTGCGCCCCGTTTGCTTGCGCGCCACGATGCAACGCCGCATCGGCTCTACCTCACCATGGGTGACGAAGGCGGCACGATGCAGAGTGCGATGGACACGCTGCTGCTGGCGTTGCGCGAACATGCCCCGGCGGGCCTTGCGCTCACGTGGGTTGATCGCCGCACGAGCGAGACGCACGCGACGATCTACCACGGCGCTGCCTATGACGCGCTGGAACGCTATTTTGCGTACGCGGAGCCGTATGAACCGGGGCCGTATCCCTGGTGGCTGACGCCGAACGGGCAACCGCCGGCGAACTAG
- a CDS encoding tRNA-guanine transglycosylase: MAFPFHVSAASGAARTGVLETSRGPIRTPAFMPVGTAGTVKGLSVDQVRQAGTDILLGNTYHLMLRPGGERLARLGGLHSFMHWNGPILTDSGGYQVMSLSQLRTLDEEGVTFKSHIDGSMHRLTPERAMEIQADQIGADIVMQLDECPALPAPEADVRKAMELSLRWAERCKRAFGAREKQNLFAIVQGGVNERLREQSAASLVAEGFDGYAIGGLAVGESHEEMLAVLDYTAPILPTTRPRYLMGVGKPIDIVEAVARGIDMFDCVLPTRSGRHGQAWGDAGPITITNARFAEDLTPLDASLDCPASRDYSKAYLHHLFKAGELLGQVLLSWYNVAYYQGLMARIRTAIAEDRYADFVANFKAGMARRDA, encoded by the coding sequence ATGGCGTTTCCCTTTCACGTTTCCGCCGCCAGCGGCGCGGCGCGCACCGGCGTTCTTGAGACGTCGCGCGGGCCAATCCGTACGCCGGCTTTCATGCCGGTGGGCACGGCGGGAACGGTCAAGGGACTAAGCGTCGATCAGGTACGCCAAGCAGGAACAGACATCCTGCTTGGCAACACCTACCACCTTATGCTTCGCCCTGGTGGCGAACGTCTAGCCCGCCTCGGCGGGCTTCATTCTTTCATGCATTGGAATGGCCCGATCCTCACCGATAGCGGCGGCTATCAAGTGATGTCGCTCTCGCAATTGCGGACGCTCGACGAAGAAGGCGTGACCTTTAAGAGCCACATAGACGGTTCGATGCACCGGCTCACGCCTGAGCGGGCGATGGAAATCCAGGCCGACCAGATCGGCGCCGACATTGTCATGCAACTGGACGAATGCCCGGCGCTGCCGGCGCCGGAAGCCGACGTGCGCAAGGCGATGGAGCTTTCGCTGCGCTGGGCGGAACGCTGCAAGCGCGCGTTCGGCGCGCGCGAGAAGCAGAATCTGTTCGCGATCGTGCAGGGCGGCGTGAACGAGCGTTTGCGCGAGCAATCGGCGGCGTCTTTGGTCGCGGAGGGCTTTGACGGTTATGCGATCGGCGGGCTTGCGGTGGGCGAAAGCCACGAGGAAATGCTCGCCGTGCTCGATTATACCGCGCCGATCCTTCCAACCACGCGGCCACGCTATCTGATGGGCGTCGGCAAGCCGATCGATATCGTGGAGGCTGTGGCGCGCGGGATCGACATGTTCGATTGCGTGCTGCCGACGCGCTCAGGGCGTCACGGCCAAGCCTGGGGCGATGCGGGGCCAATCACCATCACCAATGCGCGCTTCGCGGAGGATTTAACGCCGCTCGACGCGTCGCTCGATTGCCCGGCGAGCCGCGACTATTCGAAGGCGTACCTGCACCATCTGTTCAAAGCCGGCGAACTGCTCGGCCAAGTGCTGCTCTCCTGGTACAACGTTGCGTACTACCAAGGCTTGATGGCGCGCATCCGCACGGCGATCGCGGAAGACCGTTACGCGGATTTCGTCGCGAACTTTAAAGCCGGCATGGCGCGGCGCGACGCCTAG
- a CDS encoding S-adenosylmethionine:tRNA ribosyltransferase-isomerase, with amino-acid sequence MRVDLFDFELPEERIALRPARPRDSARLLHVGADGALTDRIVRDAPALFEPGDVIIFNDTRVIPARLNGVRTRGENSVRVEVTLHQRVSSSTWIAFARPGKRLKEGDRIRFGEASEGNVCMLGALDATVTAKAETGEVTLAFDLAGADLDAAIAMHGIMPLPPYIASKRAEDDQDRADYQTLFAARDGAVAAPTAGLHFTEELIAALDARGVERHRVTLHVGAGTFLPVKADDTAEHHMHGEWREIPVETAEAVNRAKSEGRRIIAIGTTALRSLESAADSDGRLQPLTGPTDIFITPGYRFKIVDRLWTNFHLPRSTLFMLVSAFAGLARMRAAYAHAIRGGYRFYSYGDACLIERNPEEGDGT; translated from the coding sequence ATGCGCGTTGATCTGTTCGATTTCGAGCTGCCGGAAGAGCGCATCGCTTTGCGTCCCGCGCGGCCACGCGACAGCGCACGGTTGCTGCACGTCGGCGCGGATGGCGCGCTGACCGATCGCATCGTGCGCGACGCGCCGGCTTTGTTCGAGCCTGGCGATGTCATCATTTTCAACGACACGCGTGTGATCCCGGCGCGGCTCAATGGCGTGCGCACGCGCGGCGAAAATTCGGTGCGCGTGGAGGTGACGCTGCACCAGCGCGTCTCAAGCTCGACCTGGATCGCGTTCGCGCGGCCTGGGAAGCGTTTGAAGGAAGGGGATCGCATTCGTTTTGGTGAGGCGAGCGAAGGCAACGTGTGCATGCTTGGTGCGCTCGACGCGACGGTGACTGCGAAGGCGGAAACCGGCGAAGTGACGCTCGCGTTCGATCTCGCTGGCGCGGACCTTGACGCGGCGATCGCGATGCATGGGATCATGCCGTTGCCGCCTTATATCGCCAGTAAGCGCGCCGAGGACGATCAGGATCGCGCCGATTACCAGACCTTGTTCGCCGCACGCGACGGCGCGGTCGCTGCGCCGACGGCGGGCCTGCATTTCACGGAAGAACTGATCGCCGCACTTGATGCGCGCGGCGTTGAGCGCCACCGCGTCACGCTCCATGTCGGGGCCGGAACGTTCCTGCCGGTAAAGGCGGACGACACCGCCGAGCACCATATGCACGGCGAATGGCGGGAAATCCCTGTGGAAACGGCTGAAGCGGTAAATCGCGCCAAATCTGAGGGACGACGGATCATCGCCATCGGCACCACCGCGCTCAGAAGCCTTGAATCAGCGGCGGATTCCGATGGGCGGCTGCAGCCCTTAACGGGCCCGACCGACATCTTCATCACCCCAGGCTACCGGTTCAAAATCGTCGATCGGCTTTGGACAAATTTCCACCTTCCGCGCTCGACTCTGTTCATGTTGGTCTCTGCTTTCGCCGGGCTTGCCCGGATGAGGGCGGCTTATGCGCACGCGATCCGTGGGGGCTATCGCTTCTATTCATACGGCGACGCGTGTCTGATCGAACGGAACCCAGAAGAGGGAGATGGAACATGA
- a CDS encoding peptidyl-prolyl cis-trans isomerase has product MVDNSFHTLNLKLDTGDVTIKFRPDLAPNHVQRIGELANEGFYDGVPFHRVIAGFMAQGGDGGNRNGTGGSSKPNLKQEFSKEPHVRGVCSMARTSDPNSANSQFFICFGDTGFLDGQYTVWGEVIEGMENVDALPKGEPPRTPGVIVSAKAT; this is encoded by the coding sequence GTGGTCGATAATTCCTTTCATACCCTGAACCTGAAGCTCGACACGGGCGACGTGACGATCAAGTTCCGCCCGGACCTTGCGCCGAACCACGTTCAGCGTATCGGCGAACTCGCCAACGAAGGTTTCTACGATGGCGTGCCGTTCCACCGCGTGATCGCCGGCTTCATGGCGCAGGGTGGTGACGGCGGAAATCGCAACGGCACCGGCGGTTCCTCTAAGCCGAACCTGAAGCAGGAATTCTCGAAAGAGCCCCACGTTCGTGGCGTTTGCTCCATGGCGCGCACCAGCGATCCGAACTCGGCCAACAGCCAGTTCTTTATCTGCTTCGGCGATACGGGCTTCCTCGATGGCCAGTACACGGTTTGGGGCGAAGTGATCGAAGGCATGGAAAATGTCGACGCGCTGCCGAAGGGCGAGCCGCCGCGCACGCCGGGCGTGATCGTGAGCGCCAAAGCTACGTAG
- a CDS encoding peptidyl-prolyl cis-trans isomerase, producing MRFGALAAAAVVALALGGAAPEASAQRAPDPTNWRQLDPENTLYIDTVHGRIVIEMYPEVAPRHIERLKALTRAGFYDGVLFHRVVDDFMAQTGDPLGTGEGASSLPDLREEFTFRRGADMPFVEAAVQNRARLGFYKTLPIETQPDTQMLVTADGRVASNAIHCQGVVSMARAGRDQRGTDQVNSANSQFFIMRQTNTALDKTYSIWGRVVWGMPAVMALAIGNPPPNPDRMLAARIAADLPESERAPIYVLRTDGPDFRELIDDTRRERGADFSVCDVQIPARVPRDEQRERRWWSIIPFIP from the coding sequence ATGCGGTTTGGAGCTTTAGCGGCCGCGGCGGTGGTCGCGTTGGCGTTGGGCGGGGCTGCGCCCGAAGCGTCGGCGCAACGCGCGCCGGACCCAACCAATTGGCGTCAGCTCGATCCAGAGAACACGCTCTACATCGACACGGTGCATGGCCGTATCGTGATTGAGATGTACCCCGAGGTGGCGCCGCGCCATATCGAGCGGCTGAAGGCTCTGACGCGCGCGGGCTTCTATGATGGCGTTCTGTTTCACCGGGTGGTGGACGACTTCATGGCGCAGACCGGTGATCCGCTTGGCACTGGCGAGGGCGCATCGAGCCTGCCGGACCTGCGCGAGGAATTCACGTTCCGCCGCGGCGCGGACATGCCATTCGTGGAGGCCGCCGTTCAGAACCGCGCCAGGCTCGGGTTCTACAAAACGTTGCCGATCGAGACACAGCCCGACACGCAAATGCTTGTCACCGCCGATGGCAGGGTGGCGTCGAATGCGATCCATTGTCAGGGCGTCGTATCGATGGCGCGGGCCGGGCGCGACCAGCGCGGCACGGATCAGGTTAACAGCGCCAACAGCCAGTTCTTCATCATGCGCCAAACCAATACCGCTTTGGACAAGACCTATTCGATCTGGGGTCGTGTCGTGTGGGGCATGCCGGCTGTGATGGCGCTCGCCATCGGCAATCCGCCGCCAAACCCGGACCGTATGCTCGCCGCCCGCATCGCCGCGGATTTGCCGGAGAGCGAGCGTGCGCCCATTTACGTCCTGCGCACCGACGGACCAGATTTCCGTGAGTTGATCGACGATACACGCCGCGAGCGTGGCGCCGACTTCTCGGTGTGCGATGTGCAAATTCCAGCGCGGGTGCCGCGCGACGAACAAAGAGAGAGACGCTGGTGGTCGATAATTCCTTTCATACCCTGA
- a CDS encoding phosphopantetheine adenylyltransferase, which translates to MGLYPGTFDPVTNGHVDIIKRSCKLVDRLVVGVAINEDKGPLFTLEERVDMVEQECARLGVATEIVVRPFDTLLMKFAEEQGAGIIVRGLRAVSDFDYEFAMAGMNQNLNADIETVFLMADPTHQAVASRLVKEIARLQGSVARFVPPEVERRLKAKLGVS; encoded by the coding sequence GTGGGCCTCTACCCAGGGACGTTCGATCCGGTCACCAACGGCCATGTCGATATTATCAAGCGCTCGTGCAAACTGGTCGATCGGCTGGTGGTGGGCGTCGCCATCAACGAGGACAAGGGCCCGCTGTTCACATTGGAAGAGCGGGTGGACATGGTCGAGCAGGAATGCGCGCGGTTGGGCGTTGCGACGGAGATCGTCGTCCGTCCTTTCGACACATTGCTGATGAAGTTCGCGGAGGAACAGGGCGCGGGCATCATCGTGCGTGGGCTGCGGGCGGTGTCGGATTTTGATTATGAGTTCGCCATGGCGGGCATGAACCAGAACCTTAATGCTGATATCGAAACGGTTTTTCTGATGGCGGACCCCACCCACCAGGCGGTGGCTTCGCGACTGGTGAAAGAGATCGCGCGACTGCAAGGAAGTGTCGCGCGCTTTGTGCCTCCGGAAGTAGAACGGCGTCTGAAGGCGAAACTCGGGGTGTCTTGA